Proteins from one Ranitomeya variabilis isolate aRanVar5 chromosome 1, aRanVar5.hap1, whole genome shotgun sequence genomic window:
- the LOC143800594 gene encoding uncharacterized protein LOC143800594, protein MVTDEIEEIKAQKELAKVNRQIQEETFDIETDDEDKLEEGKEEEDTEEDNIYQELESLEEKDNIPEEAAEDPGPSESKRMKLSFARGVKEILNMKLSIVLDRCKLSDRNATRILIATLEALNLDPLEYKVSKTLLHSRRQTFREQYTKNMLDKHS, encoded by the exons ATGGTGACG GACGAAATTGAAGAAATCAAGGCGCAAAAGGAACTTGCAAAAGTAAACCGACAAATCCAAGAAGAAACTTTTGATATTG agacggatgatgaagacaagctcgaagaaggaaaagaagaagaagatACTGAAGAGGACAACATCTACCAGGAACTTGAGAGCTTGGAGGAAAAAGACAAcatccctgaagaagctgcagaagatCCAGGACCATCTGAGAGCAAGAGGATGAAACTTTCATTTGCAAGGGGCGTTAAAGAGATTTTAAACATGAAATTATCCATTGTGTTAGATCGATGTAAGTTATCCGACAGAAATGCCACGAGAATTTTAATAGCTACTCTAGAAGCACTAAACCTTGACCCTCTTGAGTACAAAGTCTCGAAAACTTTATTACATTCTAGAAGGCAAACGTTCAGAGAACAATATACTAAAAACATGTTAGATAAACATTCCTGA